The sequence AATAACACATCCCATATCCATCAATCACTAAAAAGACCACAAATAGTTTGAGCGATTGTATTGTTAATATCGTagcagcccaaaaaaaaaaaaaaaaaggcttctcAAGCGAAACTTGTTGTGGCTTGCCTGATCCTATCCTTGGCCTTAATCCAAATCTCTGAGGTGCTGGTGGTTCCATAGCTACCTACTGGGATGTGGAAAAAGGATATCTAGCGGATCTCTGTAAAACTAAACTCTATTCTTACATAAACGTAGCCTATATTAAGAGTTTTGGCAATGGCAAACCCGTCTCCGCCCTCTGCGAGGGGACCAGTTGCATCCATTTGGGTGAAGACATAAAGGCTTGTCAGCTAATTGGCACTAAGGTCCTCGTCTCTCTTGGAGAACCTTTTAATACGTATTCTCTGAAATCTGTTGACGATGCCAAAGTGGTTGCGAAGCAATTATGGGATTCCTATGTGGATGAAGTTAACTTTGACGGCATAGATTTTCGCATAGAGAATGGCTCCGCACTATATTATGAATATCTTGCACAGCCCTTGAAGGATTATGCcacaaaaaataacaaagaaatcATTTTATCAGCATTCCCTGGGTGTGTTTATCCTGATGAATATCTTGCAAGAGCCATTAATGCAAGTCATTTTGACATTATCTGGATTCAATGCTTCAACAATAGTGCATGCCAGTATGATTCTA comes from Ziziphus jujuba cultivar Dongzao chromosome 6, ASM3175591v1 and encodes:
- the LOC132804040 gene encoding acidic endochitinase-like, with protein sequence MVTSQILNYNSHSSYHIEAYDESIKNVPSICPTTVEAYIKSFGNGKPVSALCEGTSCIHLGEDIKACQLIGTKVLVSLGEPFNTYSLKSVDDAKVVAKQLWDSYVDEVNFDGIDFRIENGSALYYEYLAQPLKDYATKNNKEIILSAFPGCVYPDEYLARAINAWNLTVHDKTKLFLGIPVTKDIPGFILFDRLIDTVIPHISDETQD